A genomic region of Chloroflexota bacterium contains the following coding sequences:
- a CDS encoding SDR family oxidoreductase → MSEKPVVIITGASSGIGEATARLLGVTHGYCLVLAARRMERLQALADEIEAAGGQALPVATDVTHLDDIQHLVEVALARFGRIDVLFNNAGFGRMKWLEELEPVKDIDLQLKVNIFGVIQMTRAVLPYMIQQRSGHIINMASVAGLVATPTYTIYAASKFAVRGFTEALRREVGIWNIHVTGIFPGGVATEFIAHTGVKRKTGLSTPKLLKLTAEDLAQAVYKIIQRPRRTVILPWPMKVTYWLNTLFPGLVDWSIEHRFTIPERLNK, encoded by the coding sequence TTGTCTGAAAAACCTGTCGTCATCATTACCGGCGCTTCATCAGGGATTGGTGAAGCGACCGCTCGTTTATTGGGCGTTACGCATGGCTATTGCCTGGTGCTGGCTGCACGGCGCATGGAGCGGTTGCAGGCTCTGGCGGATGAAATCGAAGCCGCGGGCGGGCAGGCATTGCCCGTTGCTACGGATGTGACCCACCTTGACGACATTCAGCATCTGGTTGAAGTTGCTTTGGCACGCTTCGGGCGGATTGATGTCTTGTTCAACAACGCCGGATTTGGGCGCATGAAATGGCTGGAAGAACTGGAGCCGGTGAAGGATATTGATCTTCAGCTGAAGGTTAATATTTTTGGGGTGATACAGATGACCCGTGCCGTTTTACCTTATATGATTCAGCAGCGCAGCGGGCATATTATCAATATGGCTTCGGTAGCCGGGCTGGTAGCTACGCCGACCTATACGATCTACGCGGCCAGTAAGTTCGCAGTGCGCGGTTTTACAGAGGCCTTACGCCGCGAAGTGGGTATCTGGAATATCCATGTCACAGGGATATTTCCTGGTGGGGTGGCGACCGAATTTATTGCGCATACTGGAGTCAAGCGTAAAACAGGCTTGAGCACTCCAAAGCTGCTCAAATTAACCGCCGAAGACCTCGCACAGGCAGTATATAAAATCATCCAGCGTCCCCGCCGAACGGTGATACTCCCCTGGCCAATGAAAGTAACCTATTGGCTTAACACACTTTTCCCCGGCCTGGTAGATTGGAGTATTGAACATCGTTTTACGATTCCGGAGCGTTTAAACAAATAG